A genomic window from Euwallacea fornicatus isolate EFF26 chromosome 6, ASM4011564v1, whole genome shotgun sequence includes:
- the Gapvd1 gene encoding receptor-mediated endocytosis protein 6 homolog isoform X2 — MKNDSLQDEDSDIYTFVCKLRKEKLFIKSEKLDIQELNEKIKNKTQAVIKSSWLTNKQRLLLLERRVSRQNCQHFDYIHNSVFVEAKNTALGFQNAVKISNLLHILRSQPKQLANWLITGESIAEENIIFPLILQSVLNGLYGGCIFAEDTKLVLTLLFELAKKQLLKSENPRRILKQRSCSFKHLYFLFHEIYQPAKFFLSAALHMPILEVLSFSDYFLDIDHDKTIMRFRQEDGHKIYKDAVDYRNDVASKLAQFTNSFIQSLLENVCSFPKAVAWIVCHIYKMIEKSFSAKEANAIVTELLFTFFICPVIVDPEQYGIWNCNTSEMARHNLIQVGKILQILALYKFEGIDKKYMDIFENVDKNSMSNFVELLFFDVDSNDPPVETTPQVERDIMLFTEEELNNLICFLQKVQMIRIEEDKIEKNPSLSVSIEEHLSSLTVPSRDTSPKTSRLNGESNDYNSPNSMIKKPTFFSLGSLGTSKNSNNHRRFAEEDDKASSSKNTVIVFPIDGVITEPLGLLPEDKVIDLSVPVKNDSGVFEAPSDIVTCKENLLEPSVTSNGSDIKGGYSNYADEGSIGNTSDNLEAISEAASNHSVASSLELENEDQNDNLSDMVSANVSGRGTPNISGRDTPSSQVNENEDRAHVDPQPQEDHVDAGVRQQQLPQSPPIVNISERQRRSEIDDKFCKFEIKRLMEGDETVSIISETWSTDVLSSDNETVEGESRSDRHQHLPPLVDQAIQEVPMENVLDISETQSESAWSTDVMTSDTERLTEVDNDDAASVAQSDDTNSVARSDDTRSETDEAASARRLSSCSSSYGGISGGGAGANTTYASQSVNSPSYVTTTNSMFLSHTRSTSTTYKATTDASYVTINQTYVTGTSYQEFKKPDNRINGKISAEIDNNANNVYKPASPLVQTNQETGKTGEMNFMAGPSGLKAKSNLLNFDSEPSFMKPASAMKNYGDRPTEILLSNCSLNSSSSGSSSNSFENKAPTTENPDQWEPKPWLHSSGSSLNMTLTPSESTSELSVLSVNSHLTSNAINPTGAIKKTLKPSASTGAIPKSISFDMSVDKGLEDDSRSKRGGFFGRLRKNFGYKKRSFRNQEEIRNGEADDYLMKRGMGDSLVRNNNTLDSSEDILAKYRKPLLTHSPAKENGTTKKITKNRNEDNLNADTNSFADIKKKLRLVLGNTSEIPYYIKHNPSAIKLKLQTILRLELGKARKLRDGSASARVAEALRCVKQLEEHRCVKLIESLKADLRVRAAYLRYLVDSKQELLFAQMYLNSLQDQIKQDHLQCEVYFASVCVREFLSEQEPLVLSFSDEFRRLNLADEKCDFLHNFYRKLFEVMHENKHWKNVLHKRDVLIKITLERCIISRVYFNAIYPNGDGDRDRDRVLHDHIATLSKTLRPDHKDLLIPRMYLREMPWLPAQEALRALDVARAPRDKIRCVSRCAKCLVDLLSLSGSCAAADDITPVLVFVIIMVNPVALLSTIEFVNSFHEGQLRGEDEYWWTHFCSAVEYIKTMDYSD; from the exons atgaagaacgaTTCCCTGCAGGACGAAGATTCAGACATTTACACGTTCGTTTGTAAGTTGCGcaaggaaaaattattcataaagAGTGAGAAACTAGATATAcaagaattgaatgaaaaaatcaagaacAAGACTCAAGCCGTAATCAAATCGTCATGGCTGACAAACAAGCAAAGGCTTTTATTGTTGGAACGCAGAGTGTCCAGACAAAATTGCCAGCATTTCGATTACATACACAACTCTGTGTTTGTAGAGGCTAAAAATACGGCATTAGGGTTTCAAAATGCGGTGAAAATTTCTAACTTGTTGCATATCTTGCGATCTCAGCCTAAGCAGCTCGCAAACTGGCTTATTACTGGAGAATCAATTGCcgaagaaaatataatttttcctttgattCTGCAAAGTGTCCTTAATGGACTTTATGGAGGATGTATATTTGCAGAAGATACAAAGCTGGTTTTAACGTTATTGTTTGAACTGGCGAAAAAGCAATTGCTAAAGAGTGAAAATCCTCGAAG GATTCTTAAGCAGAGATCGTGCTCATTTAAGCATCTCTATTTCCTTTTCCACGAAATTTATCAGCCGGCCAAGTTCTTTTTGAGTGCTGCACTACATATGCCGATTTTGGAAGTCTTATCcttttcagattattttttggacATCGATCATGATAAGACAATAATGCG ATTTAGGCAAGAAGATGGGCATAAAATCTACAAAGACGCAGTTGACTACCGAAATGATGTGGCATCCAAATTGGCACAATTTACCAATAGTTTCATTCAATCTCTGCTGGAAAATGTCTGCAGTTTCCCAAAGGCAGTAGCCTGGATTGTTTGTCACATCTATAAAATGATTGAAAAGTCCTTTAGCGCTAAAGAAGCCAATGCCATTGTTACCGAACTACTGTTcaccttttttatttgtccAGTTATCGTGGATCCTGAACAATACGGAATCTGGAACTGTAACACTAGTGAAATGGCACGGCATAATTTAATTCAAGTCGGAAAGATCTTACAGATTCTTGCTCTATATAAGTTCGAAGGTATTGATAAAAAGTATATGGATATTTTCGAGAACGTAGACAAGAACAGTATGAGCAATTTTGTGGAGTTGTTATTTTTCGATGTTGATTCCAATGATCCACCTGTGGAGACAACACCCCAAGTTGAGAGGGATATTATGTTGTTTACTGAGGAGGAGTTGAATAATTTG ATCTGCTTTTTGCAAAAAGTGCAAATGATTCGAATTGAAGAGGATAAGATCGAAAAGAATCCGTCTTTAAGCGTATCAATTGAGGAACATTTATCTTCTTTGACTGTTCCTTCAAGAGATACTTCTCCCAAAACATCACGTCTGAATGGAGAATCTAACGACTACAATTCGCCTAATAGTATGATAAAGAAGCCTACGTTTTTTTCATTAGGGTCCTTAg GAACATCTAAAAATTCGAATAATCATCGTCGTTTTGCCGAAGAAGATGATAAAGCCTCCTCCTCCAAGAATACCGTAATCGTATTCCCGATTGATGGAGTAATAACCGAGCCTTTAGGCCTTTTACCTGAAGATAAAGTGATAGATCTCAGCGTTCCCGTTAAAAATGACAGTGGAGTCTTTGAAGCTCCCTCTGATATTGTAACGTGCAAAGAGAATTTATTGGAACCGTCCGTAACATCCAATGGAAGCGACATTAAAGGAGGTTATTCAAATTATGCGGACGAAGGATCCATTG GAAACACTTCAGATAACTTGGAAGCCATTTCTGAGGCTGCTAGTAACCATTCGGTTGCCAGCAGTTTGGAATTGGAAAACGAGGATCAGAATGATAATCTGTCGGATATGGTGTCGGCCAATGTGTCTGGAAGAGGCACTCCTAATATCAGTGGGAGAGACACTCCAAGTAGCCAG GtaaatgaaaatgaagatCGCGCTCATGTGGACCCTCAGCCTCAAGAAGATCACGTAGATGCCGGTGTGCGCCAGCAGCAGCTCCCTCAATCCCCCCCGATAGTCAACATTTCAGAGAGGCAACGCCGCTCCGAAATCGACGATAAGTTCTGTAAATTCGAGATAAAACGGTTGATGGAGGGTGATGAGACCGTATCTATAATTTCCGAAACTTGGAGTACTGATGTCTTGTCTTCGGATAACGAAACAGTCGAAGGAGAATCCAGAAGTGACAGACATCAGCATTTACCCCCATTGGTAGATCAAGCAATCCAAGAAGTGCCGATGGAGAATGTTTTGGATATATCGGAGACTCAAAGCGAAAGTGCCTGGTCCACGGATGTGATGACGTCGGATACTGAAAGACTAACTGAGGTGGATAATGATGACGCTGCTAGTGTCGCACAGTCGGATGATACGAATAGCGTGGCGCGGTCTGATGATACCCGATCGGAGACTGATGAGGCCGCGAGTGCCCGAAGGCTCAGTTCTTGCTCCAGCTCTTATGGAGGCATCAGTGGTGGCGGTGCTGGAGCGAATACCACTTATGCGTCTCAAAG CGTTAACAGCCCTAGTTACGTGACTACCACCAACTCGATGTTCCTCTCTCACACAAGGAGTACCAGCACTACTTACAAAGCAACAACCGACGCGAGCTATGTCACCATCAACCAGACTTATGTGACCGGCACCTCGTATCAGGAATTCAAAAAACCAGATAATCgcattaatggaaaaattagcgCGGAAATCGATAATAATGCGAATAATGTTTATAAGCCTGCTTCGCCACTCGTTCAAACCAATCAGGAAACAGGA AAAACGGGTGAAATGAATTTTATGGCTGGTCCCAGCGGTTTGAAGGCCAAATCCAACTTGCTGAATTTTGATAGTGAACCGTCTTTTATGAAGCCCGCTTCAGCGATGAAGAATTACGGCGACAGACCAACTGAAATACTTTTAAGCAATTGTAGTCTTAATTCTAG TTCTAGCGGTAGTTCCAGTAATAGTTTCGAGAACAAAGCCCCCACAACCGAGAATCCAGACCAATGGGAACCCAAACCGTGGTTGCACAGCTCTGGAAGTAGTCTAAATATGACTTTAACACCCTCGGAGAGCACAAGTGAACTCTCGGTATTGAGCGTCAACAGTCACTTGACCTCAAATGCGATCAATCCTACAGGAGCTATAAAGAAGACATTGAAGCCTTCTGCTTCTACTGGAGCTATTCCCAAAAGTATTAGTTTTGATATGAGTGTGGATAAGGGATTGGAAGATGATTCTCG GTCGAAACGAGGAGGCTTCTTTGGGCGGTTGCGGAAGAATTTTGGGTACAAAAAACGGTCGTTTAGGAACCAGGAGGAGATTCGTAATGGAGAGGCCGACGACTATTTGATGAAGAGGGGAATGGGCGATTCTCTTGTTAGGAATAATAATACTTTAG ACTCATCTGAGGACATTTTGGCCAAATACCGGAAACCTTTATTGACACACAGTCCCGCAAAAGAGAACGGTACCACCAAAAAGATCACGAAGAACCGGAACGAAGACAATCTCAACGCAGATACAAATTCCTTCGCTGATATTAAGAAGAAGTTGCGGCTTGTTTTAGGAAATACTTCTGAGATTCCCTATTATATAAAG CACAATCCTAGTGCCATCAAACTAAAGCTTCAAACTATCCTTCGGTTGGAATTGGGCAAAGCCAGAAAGTTGCGAGATGGAAGCGCTTCAGCTCGCGTAGCTGAAGCTTTGCGGTGTGTAAAGCAGCTTGAAGAGCATCGCTGTGTCAAACTTATAGAGTCTCTAAAAGCAGATTTAAGAGTACGTGCTGCGTACTTGCGCTATTTGGTTGATAGCAAACAAGAGCTGCTCTTTGCGCAGATGTATTTAAACTC aCTCCAGGATCAAATCAAGCAGGATCATCTTCAATGCGAGGTGTACTTTGCATCAGTGTGTGTCCGAGAGTTTTTAAGCGAACAGGAGCCGCTAGTTTTGAGTTTCAGTGATGAATTTCGGCGATTGAATCTCGCGGATGAAAAGTGTGATTTTCTTCACAACTTTTACAGGAAACTATTTGAGGTTATGCACGAGAATAAACATTGGAAAA aTGTTCTTCATAAGCGCGACGTCCTCATCAAAATTACCCTCGAACGATGCATCATTAGCAGGGTCTATTTTAATGCCATTTACCCGAACGGTGATGGAGACCGAGATCGAGACAG GGTGCTTCACGACCACATTGCCACCCTCTCCAAAACTCTTCGTCCAGACCACAAGGACCTGCTGATTCCGAGGATGTACCTGCGCGAAATGCCATGGTTACCTGCGCAGGAAGCGTTGCGAGCTCTTGACGTAGCTCGAGCCCCACGCGACAAAATCCGATGCGTATCGCGATGCGCAAAATGCCTAGTAGATCTGCTTAGTTTATCAGGGTCATGTGCAGCAGCCGATGACATCACCCCTGTGCttgtttttgtgataattatg gtGAATCCTGTGGCTCTTCTCTCAACAATCGAATTTGTCAACAGCTTTCACGAAGGTCAACTTCGAGGCGAAGATGAATATTGGTGGACACACTTTTGTTCTGCGGTGGAATATATAAAAACCATGGATTATTCCGACTAG
- the Gapvd1 gene encoding receptor-mediated endocytosis protein 6 homolog isoform X1 translates to MKNDSLQDEDSDIYTFVCKLRKEKLFIKSEKLDIQELNEKIKNKTQAVIKSSWLTNKQRLLLLERRVSRQNCQHFDYIHNSVFVEAKNTALGFQNAVKISNLLHILRSQPKQLANWLITGESIAEENIIFPLILQSVLNGLYGGCIFAEDTKLVLTLLFELAKKQLLKSENPRRILKQRSCSFKHLYFLFHEIYQPAKFFLSAALHMPILEVLSFSDYFLDIDHDKTIMRFRQEDGHKIYKDAVDYRNDVASKLAQFTNSFIQSLLENVCSFPKAVAWIVCHIYKMIEKSFSAKEANAIVTELLFTFFICPVIVDPEQYGIWNCNTSEMARHNLIQVGKILQILALYKFEGIDKKYMDIFENVDKNSMSNFVELLFFDVDSNDPPVETTPQVERDIMLFTEEELNNLICFLQKVQMIRIEEDKIEKNPSLSVSIEEHLSSLTVPSRDTSPKTSRLNGESNDYNSPNSMIKKPTFFSLGSLGTSKNSNNHRRFAEEDDKASSSKNTVIVFPIDGVITEPLGLLPEDKVIDLSVPVKNDSGVFEAPSDIVTCKENLLEPSVTSNGSDIKGGYSNYADEGSIGNTSDNLEAISEAASNHSVASSLELENEDQNDNLSDMVSANVSGRGTPNISGRDTPSSQVNENEDRAHVDPQPQEDHVDAGVRQQQLPQSPPIVNISERQRRSEIDDKFCKFEIKRLMEGDETVSIISETWSTDVLSSDNETVEGESRSDRHQHLPPLVDQAIQEVPMENVLDISETQSESAWSTDVMTSDTERLTEVDNDDAASVAQSDDTNSVARSDDTRSETDEAASARRLSSCSSSYGGISGGGAGANTTYASQSVNSPSYVTTTNSMFLSHTRSTSTTYKATTDASYVTINQTYVTGTSYQEFKKPDNRINGKISAEIDNNANNVYKPASPLVQTNQETGQKTGEMNFMAGPSGLKAKSNLLNFDSEPSFMKPASAMKNYGDRPTEILLSNCSLNSSSSGSSSNSFENKAPTTENPDQWEPKPWLHSSGSSLNMTLTPSESTSELSVLSVNSHLTSNAINPTGAIKKTLKPSASTGAIPKSISFDMSVDKGLEDDSRSKRGGFFGRLRKNFGYKKRSFRNQEEIRNGEADDYLMKRGMGDSLVRNNNTLDSSEDILAKYRKPLLTHSPAKENGTTKKITKNRNEDNLNADTNSFADIKKKLRLVLGNTSEIPYYIKHNPSAIKLKLQTILRLELGKARKLRDGSASARVAEALRCVKQLEEHRCVKLIESLKADLRVRAAYLRYLVDSKQELLFAQMYLNSLQDQIKQDHLQCEVYFASVCVREFLSEQEPLVLSFSDEFRRLNLADEKCDFLHNFYRKLFEVMHENKHWKNVLHKRDVLIKITLERCIISRVYFNAIYPNGDGDRDRDRVLHDHIATLSKTLRPDHKDLLIPRMYLREMPWLPAQEALRALDVARAPRDKIRCVSRCAKCLVDLLSLSGSCAAADDITPVLVFVIIMVNPVALLSTIEFVNSFHEGQLRGEDEYWWTHFCSAVEYIKTMDYSD, encoded by the exons atgaagaacgaTTCCCTGCAGGACGAAGATTCAGACATTTACACGTTCGTTTGTAAGTTGCGcaaggaaaaattattcataaagAGTGAGAAACTAGATATAcaagaattgaatgaaaaaatcaagaacAAGACTCAAGCCGTAATCAAATCGTCATGGCTGACAAACAAGCAAAGGCTTTTATTGTTGGAACGCAGAGTGTCCAGACAAAATTGCCAGCATTTCGATTACATACACAACTCTGTGTTTGTAGAGGCTAAAAATACGGCATTAGGGTTTCAAAATGCGGTGAAAATTTCTAACTTGTTGCATATCTTGCGATCTCAGCCTAAGCAGCTCGCAAACTGGCTTATTACTGGAGAATCAATTGCcgaagaaaatataatttttcctttgattCTGCAAAGTGTCCTTAATGGACTTTATGGAGGATGTATATTTGCAGAAGATACAAAGCTGGTTTTAACGTTATTGTTTGAACTGGCGAAAAAGCAATTGCTAAAGAGTGAAAATCCTCGAAG GATTCTTAAGCAGAGATCGTGCTCATTTAAGCATCTCTATTTCCTTTTCCACGAAATTTATCAGCCGGCCAAGTTCTTTTTGAGTGCTGCACTACATATGCCGATTTTGGAAGTCTTATCcttttcagattattttttggacATCGATCATGATAAGACAATAATGCG ATTTAGGCAAGAAGATGGGCATAAAATCTACAAAGACGCAGTTGACTACCGAAATGATGTGGCATCCAAATTGGCACAATTTACCAATAGTTTCATTCAATCTCTGCTGGAAAATGTCTGCAGTTTCCCAAAGGCAGTAGCCTGGATTGTTTGTCACATCTATAAAATGATTGAAAAGTCCTTTAGCGCTAAAGAAGCCAATGCCATTGTTACCGAACTACTGTTcaccttttttatttgtccAGTTATCGTGGATCCTGAACAATACGGAATCTGGAACTGTAACACTAGTGAAATGGCACGGCATAATTTAATTCAAGTCGGAAAGATCTTACAGATTCTTGCTCTATATAAGTTCGAAGGTATTGATAAAAAGTATATGGATATTTTCGAGAACGTAGACAAGAACAGTATGAGCAATTTTGTGGAGTTGTTATTTTTCGATGTTGATTCCAATGATCCACCTGTGGAGACAACACCCCAAGTTGAGAGGGATATTATGTTGTTTACTGAGGAGGAGTTGAATAATTTG ATCTGCTTTTTGCAAAAAGTGCAAATGATTCGAATTGAAGAGGATAAGATCGAAAAGAATCCGTCTTTAAGCGTATCAATTGAGGAACATTTATCTTCTTTGACTGTTCCTTCAAGAGATACTTCTCCCAAAACATCACGTCTGAATGGAGAATCTAACGACTACAATTCGCCTAATAGTATGATAAAGAAGCCTACGTTTTTTTCATTAGGGTCCTTAg GAACATCTAAAAATTCGAATAATCATCGTCGTTTTGCCGAAGAAGATGATAAAGCCTCCTCCTCCAAGAATACCGTAATCGTATTCCCGATTGATGGAGTAATAACCGAGCCTTTAGGCCTTTTACCTGAAGATAAAGTGATAGATCTCAGCGTTCCCGTTAAAAATGACAGTGGAGTCTTTGAAGCTCCCTCTGATATTGTAACGTGCAAAGAGAATTTATTGGAACCGTCCGTAACATCCAATGGAAGCGACATTAAAGGAGGTTATTCAAATTATGCGGACGAAGGATCCATTG GAAACACTTCAGATAACTTGGAAGCCATTTCTGAGGCTGCTAGTAACCATTCGGTTGCCAGCAGTTTGGAATTGGAAAACGAGGATCAGAATGATAATCTGTCGGATATGGTGTCGGCCAATGTGTCTGGAAGAGGCACTCCTAATATCAGTGGGAGAGACACTCCAAGTAGCCAG GtaaatgaaaatgaagatCGCGCTCATGTGGACCCTCAGCCTCAAGAAGATCACGTAGATGCCGGTGTGCGCCAGCAGCAGCTCCCTCAATCCCCCCCGATAGTCAACATTTCAGAGAGGCAACGCCGCTCCGAAATCGACGATAAGTTCTGTAAATTCGAGATAAAACGGTTGATGGAGGGTGATGAGACCGTATCTATAATTTCCGAAACTTGGAGTACTGATGTCTTGTCTTCGGATAACGAAACAGTCGAAGGAGAATCCAGAAGTGACAGACATCAGCATTTACCCCCATTGGTAGATCAAGCAATCCAAGAAGTGCCGATGGAGAATGTTTTGGATATATCGGAGACTCAAAGCGAAAGTGCCTGGTCCACGGATGTGATGACGTCGGATACTGAAAGACTAACTGAGGTGGATAATGATGACGCTGCTAGTGTCGCACAGTCGGATGATACGAATAGCGTGGCGCGGTCTGATGATACCCGATCGGAGACTGATGAGGCCGCGAGTGCCCGAAGGCTCAGTTCTTGCTCCAGCTCTTATGGAGGCATCAGTGGTGGCGGTGCTGGAGCGAATACCACTTATGCGTCTCAAAG CGTTAACAGCCCTAGTTACGTGACTACCACCAACTCGATGTTCCTCTCTCACACAAGGAGTACCAGCACTACTTACAAAGCAACAACCGACGCGAGCTATGTCACCATCAACCAGACTTATGTGACCGGCACCTCGTATCAGGAATTCAAAAAACCAGATAATCgcattaatggaaaaattagcgCGGAAATCGATAATAATGCGAATAATGTTTATAAGCCTGCTTCGCCACTCGTTCAAACCAATCAGGAAACAGGA CAGAAAACGGGTGAAATGAATTTTATGGCTGGTCCCAGCGGTTTGAAGGCCAAATCCAACTTGCTGAATTTTGATAGTGAACCGTCTTTTATGAAGCCCGCTTCAGCGATGAAGAATTACGGCGACAGACCAACTGAAATACTTTTAAGCAATTGTAGTCTTAATTCTAG TTCTAGCGGTAGTTCCAGTAATAGTTTCGAGAACAAAGCCCCCACAACCGAGAATCCAGACCAATGGGAACCCAAACCGTGGTTGCACAGCTCTGGAAGTAGTCTAAATATGACTTTAACACCCTCGGAGAGCACAAGTGAACTCTCGGTATTGAGCGTCAACAGTCACTTGACCTCAAATGCGATCAATCCTACAGGAGCTATAAAGAAGACATTGAAGCCTTCTGCTTCTACTGGAGCTATTCCCAAAAGTATTAGTTTTGATATGAGTGTGGATAAGGGATTGGAAGATGATTCTCG GTCGAAACGAGGAGGCTTCTTTGGGCGGTTGCGGAAGAATTTTGGGTACAAAAAACGGTCGTTTAGGAACCAGGAGGAGATTCGTAATGGAGAGGCCGACGACTATTTGATGAAGAGGGGAATGGGCGATTCTCTTGTTAGGAATAATAATACTTTAG ACTCATCTGAGGACATTTTGGCCAAATACCGGAAACCTTTATTGACACACAGTCCCGCAAAAGAGAACGGTACCACCAAAAAGATCACGAAGAACCGGAACGAAGACAATCTCAACGCAGATACAAATTCCTTCGCTGATATTAAGAAGAAGTTGCGGCTTGTTTTAGGAAATACTTCTGAGATTCCCTATTATATAAAG CACAATCCTAGTGCCATCAAACTAAAGCTTCAAACTATCCTTCGGTTGGAATTGGGCAAAGCCAGAAAGTTGCGAGATGGAAGCGCTTCAGCTCGCGTAGCTGAAGCTTTGCGGTGTGTAAAGCAGCTTGAAGAGCATCGCTGTGTCAAACTTATAGAGTCTCTAAAAGCAGATTTAAGAGTACGTGCTGCGTACTTGCGCTATTTGGTTGATAGCAAACAAGAGCTGCTCTTTGCGCAGATGTATTTAAACTC aCTCCAGGATCAAATCAAGCAGGATCATCTTCAATGCGAGGTGTACTTTGCATCAGTGTGTGTCCGAGAGTTTTTAAGCGAACAGGAGCCGCTAGTTTTGAGTTTCAGTGATGAATTTCGGCGATTGAATCTCGCGGATGAAAAGTGTGATTTTCTTCACAACTTTTACAGGAAACTATTTGAGGTTATGCACGAGAATAAACATTGGAAAA aTGTTCTTCATAAGCGCGACGTCCTCATCAAAATTACCCTCGAACGATGCATCATTAGCAGGGTCTATTTTAATGCCATTTACCCGAACGGTGATGGAGACCGAGATCGAGACAG GGTGCTTCACGACCACATTGCCACCCTCTCCAAAACTCTTCGTCCAGACCACAAGGACCTGCTGATTCCGAGGATGTACCTGCGCGAAATGCCATGGTTACCTGCGCAGGAAGCGTTGCGAGCTCTTGACGTAGCTCGAGCCCCACGCGACAAAATCCGATGCGTATCGCGATGCGCAAAATGCCTAGTAGATCTGCTTAGTTTATCAGGGTCATGTGCAGCAGCCGATGACATCACCCCTGTGCttgtttttgtgataattatg gtGAATCCTGTGGCTCTTCTCTCAACAATCGAATTTGTCAACAGCTTTCACGAAGGTCAACTTCGAGGCGAAGATGAATATTGGTGGACACACTTTTGTTCTGCGGTGGAATATATAAAAACCATGGATTATTCCGACTAG
- the twr gene encoding signal peptidase complex catalytic subunit SEC11A produces MDIATLFDDVKRMNKRQFFYQVLSFGMIVSSALMIWKGLMVVTGSESPIVVVLSGSMEPAFHRGDLLFLTNYPEEPVRVGEIVVFKVEGRDIPIVHRVLKLHEKDNSTVKFLTKGDNNSVDDRGLYAPGQLWLTKKDIVGRARGFLPYVGMVTILMNEYPKFKYAVLACLGLYVLMHRE; encoded by the exons ATGGATATCGCAACGCTTTTCGACGATGTGAAACGAATGAACAAACGCCAG TTCTTCTACCAAGTTCTTAGCTTTGGCATGATAGTCTCTTCGGCTTTAATGATTTGGAAAGGACTGATGGTGGTAACAGGCAGTGAAAGTCCCATTGTTGTAGTCCTATCAG GGAGTATGGAACCAGCATTCCATAGAGGCGACCTATTGTTTCTTACAAATTACCCAGAAGAGCCAGTTAGGGTAGGAGAGATTGTTGTTTTTAAAGTTGAAGGCAGAGATATTCCCATAGTGCACAGAGTGTTAAAACTACATGAAaa AGATAACAGTACAGTAAAATTCCTTACTAAAGGAGATAATAACAGTGTGGACGATAGAGGTTTGTATGCTCCAGGACAATTGTGGCTCACCAAGAAAGATATTGTAGGCAGAGCTCGGGGGTTCTTGCCATATGTGGGCATGGTTACtatattaatgaatgaataTCCCAAATTTAAA tatGCTGTGTTGGCGTGTCTAGGTCTCTATGTGCTGATGCATCGAGAGTGA
- the Mettl4 gene encoding N(6)-adenine-specific methyltransferase METTL4 has translation MSILYEHEDGTLLCTEQYFNCVISEVTGSPKINNDLFKILFPYRSKVTARKKAKKIPNEATQTIDTSNSIEKAAIEVQHKYAVLKPILQNSNYLKNSPSTIDNKKALKAADFIYEETGKHQLKTISGGNFGPPVIRPVQGAQYIFPENCRFFCNDVQVIGKELSGEKFDLILLDPPWWNKYIRRKRKKCPHAYDMIFNCNLQAIPIEDLLSDNGIVVVWCTNSPQHLNFLTDTIFPKWKVSLIAKWYWLKITLSGEPICEFSEPPGKQPFEQIFIGMKEKNSNQKLPPDGKLIVTVPSAIHSHKPPLTEVLKSFMPQNAKCLEIFARYLLPNFTSYGNEVLRFQHESLYLFNRKK, from the exons atgagtatTTTGTATGAACATGAAGATGGAACTTTGCTTTGCACTGAACAATACTTTAACTGTGTCATATCAGAAGTAACAGGAAGtcctaaaattaataatgaccTGTTCAAAATTCTGTTTCCATACCGTAGCAAAGTTACAGCTCGGAaaaaagcaaagaaaatacCAAATGAAGCAACTCAAACCATAGATACATCAAATTCTATTGAAAAGGCTGCAATAGAAGTTCAACATAAATATGCAGTTTTAAAACCTATATTACAAAATAGCAACTActtaaaaaactcaccatCCACTATCGATaataaaaaagctttaaagGCTGCAGATTTCATTTATGAAGAAACAGGAAaacatcaattaaaaacaatctcAGGAGGCAATTTTGGACCTCCAGTGATTAGACCTGTTCAAGGTGCACAATATATCTTCCCTGAAAATTGCAGGTTTTTTTGCAATGATGTGCAAGTTATAGGCAAGGAATTATCAGGTGAAAAATTTGACCTGATCCTATTAGATCCTCCTTGGTGGAATAAGTatataagaagaaaaagaaagaaatgtCCTCATGCCTATGACATGATATTTAATTGCAATTTACAGGCAATTCCCATTGAAGATTTACTTAGTGATAATGGAATTGTTGTGGTGTGGTGTACAAATTCCCCTCAACACCTTAATTTCTTAACAGACACAATTTTCCCAAAGTGGAAAGTGAGCTTAATTGCAAAATGGTACTGGCTTAAAATCACATTAAGTGGAGAGCCTATATGTGAATTTTCAGAACCTCCAG GCAAACaaccatttgaacaaatttttattggcatgaaagaaaaaaacagtaatCAGAAGCTACCTCCAGATGGAAAACTTATTGTAACTGTTCCTAGTGCAATTCATTCACATAAACCTCCTCTTACTGAAGTGCTAAAGTCTTTTATGCCCCAAAATGCAAAATGCTTAGAAATTTTTGCTAGATATCTTTTGCCCAATTTCACCAGTTATGGAAATGAAGTTCTACGATTCCAGCATgaaagtttatatttatttaatcggaaaaaataa